Proteins encoded in a region of the Cataglyphis hispanica isolate Lineage 1 chromosome 14, ULB_Chis1_1.0, whole genome shotgun sequence genome:
- the LOC126854565 gene encoding protein-tyrosine sulfotransferase has protein sequence MLFLSSRSGRKGPIACLVGLLLLFALYQLGIICGSTRYIPAAVMVGKEKYVIGPFDRKTYTYDRYMPLIFIGGVPRSGTTLMRAMLDAHPDVRCGQETRVIPRILQMKMHWSKSEKENVRLTEAGISKEVIDSAIAAFCLEIIARHAEPAPRLCNKDPLTLKMGSYILELFPNAKFIFMVRDGRATVHSIISRKVTITGFDLSSYRQSLIRWNHAISVMYGQCKELGPERCLMVPYEQLVLHPRQWMKKILNYLDVPWNESVMHHEEFINKPGGVPLSKVERSSDQIIKPVNLAALTKWVGNIPEDVVREMADIAPMLSVLGYDPYANPPVYGAPDSLVSDNTRRVLAGGKLWEEKARAYQLSHRPTETSIEEAASSTAPVA, from the exons ATGTTGTTCCTGTCGAGCCGCAGCGGCCGGAAAGGGCCCATCGCTTGCTTGGTTGGCCTTCTCCTCCTGTTTGCCCTTTATCAGCTGGGCATTATTTGCGGCTCCACCAGGTACATACCCGCGGCCGTGATGGTTGGCAAAGAG AAATACGTGATCGGGCCGTTCGATCGCAAGACGTACACGTACGATCGTTACATGCCGCTCATCTTCATCGGCGGTGTACCACGATCGGGTACGACCTTGATGCGTGCCATGCTGGACGCCCATCCTGACGTgag GTGCGGGCAAGAGACCAGAGTCATACCGCGGATTCTCCAGATGAAGATGCACTGGTCTAAATCCGAGAAGGAGAACGTACGGCTTACCGAGGCGGGAATCTCGAAAGAA GTGATAGACAGCGCGATAGCGGCCTTCTGTCTGGAGATAATAGCGCGACACGCCGAGCCGGCGCCGAGATTGTGCAACAAGGACCCACTTACCCTAAAGATGGGCTCGTATATCCTCGAGCTCTTCCCAAACgccaaatttatattcatggtACGCGACGGACGCGCCACCGTGCATTCCATCATATCCAGGAAG GTCACGATAACGGGGTTCGATTTATCGTCCTACCGGCAGTCTCTCATCAGATGGAATCACGCAATTTCCGTAATGTATGGCCAGTGCAAGGAGCTAGGCCCGGAGAGATGCTTGATGGTCCCTTACGAACAGCTGGTGCTGCATCCACGTCAATGGATgaagaagatattaaattatttggacGTACCGTGGAACGAGTCTGTCATGCATCACGAAGAATTTATCAACAAACCCGGCGGAGTGCCTCTGAGCaa GGTCGAGAGATCATCGGATCAAATTATAAAGCCCGTGAATCTGGCGGCGCTTACCAAATGGGTCGGTAACATTCCCGAGGATGTAGTGAGAGAGATGGCCGACATCGCGCCGATGCTCTCCGTGCTTGGTTACGATCCTTACGCAAATCCGCCTGTCTACGGCGCGCCGGATAGTTTAGTTAGCGACAACACCAGACG GGTGTTGGCTGGCGGAAAGCTCTGGGAAGAGAAGGCGCGGGCATATCAACTATCTCACAGACCGACTGAGACGAGCATTGAGGAAGCTGCTTCCAGCACGGCTCCGGTCGCGTGA